Genomic window (Dyadobacter fanqingshengii):
AACAAAAAATGGAGAATAACGCAAGGTGCTGTTATTCTCCATTTTATCTTAAAATATTTTCCTATCGCGGTCAGGTAAAGTTTTGATAAATCGAGTCCATAATACGGACAAAATGCTGATAATCGGAATCATTCAGGCTTCCCCAGCCCTTTCTGCGAATGTCTGCTACGATCGGAAAAGCCTCATTATAAGTTGCTTCGCCTGCTTTTGTAAGAAACAAATTAAACTTTCTCCGGTCGCCCGCTGCGGGCCCACGCTCTACTAACCCCTTTTTTTCAAGTAGATCAATAATCCGCGTAACCGTTGGCGGATCCTTAAATGTGAGTTCTGCAAGCTCATTCTGACTGATGCCCTGCCTTCTGAAAATGTGATCTATAAGCACCCACTGGTCCACCGTAAGGTCGAAACCAGCCTCCGTTAGTCGTTTCTGTAAAGCGTTTCGGATTTTTTTGATTGTCGTGTCTATTTTAAAGAAATAGGCACGCTGATCAGAATGATGCGTCATGTTAGGTTAAGTTGAAGCTTTGGGCCATTGAGTATATGATTACCAATTATAAGTCCCTTCAACTATTCGTCTACTAATTATTGCAAAGAAAATTGGCGATAATTTTAGTGCATGCCGGTTACAATTACCGATGGATAATCACCGCAGAATGACCATGGTACGGATTCGACGTCTGTATAATTGAATAAGAAGCTCGTAAACAAAAAAATGCTCCTGACCAAAACGATCAGGAGCAT
Coding sequences:
- a CDS encoding MarR family winged helix-turn-helix transcriptional regulator, giving the protein MTHHSDQRAYFFKIDTTIKKIRNALQKRLTEAGFDLTVDQWVLIDHIFRRQGISQNELAELTFKDPPTVTRIIDLLEKKGLVERGPAAGDRRKFNLFLTKAGEATYNEAFPIVADIRRKGWGSLNDSDYQHFVRIMDSIYQNFT